A genomic segment from Bacillus rossius redtenbacheri isolate Brsri chromosome 5, Brsri_v3, whole genome shotgun sequence encodes:
- the LOC134531621 gene encoding 2-methoxy-6-polyprenyl-1,4-benzoquinol methylase, mitochondrial isoform X1, with the protein MAVVRVYSIGHQIIRPSNCSAFLRVFRKYSLHKANAYRTHFGFEIVDEDVKSEKGDLEGRQTRNDVRDGEGVVLTVYNVFEKVANSYDAMNDAMSFGIHRLWKDIFMQKLAPTRNTQLLDVAGGTGDIAFRFLRHVGQAESEDEASRASVTVCDINEAMLEVGRARARQRGMCIEWVQGDAEQLPLPDASYDAYSIAFGIRNVTHIDRAVQEAYRVLKPGGRFLCLEFSHVSNPALQWVYDQYSFQVIPVLGQLIAGQWKPYQYLVESIRQFPNQEDFKEIIESAGFRSVTYENLTFGVVAIHSGFKI; encoded by the exons ATGGCTGTTGTTAGGGTTTATAGCATTGGTCATCAAATTATTAGGCCATCGAACTGTTCTGCATTTTTAAGAGTATTTAGGAAATATTCTCTTCACAAAGCTAACGCTTATCGCACTCATTTTGGCTTTGAAATTGTAGATGAGGATGTGAAATCAGAAAAAG GGGACCTAGAGGGAAGGCAGACCAGGAATGATGTCAGGGATGGAGAAGGAGTTGTCCTCACAG tttataatgtttttgaaaaGGTAGCAAATTCATATGATGCTATGAATGACGCTATGAGTTTCGGAATACATCGGCTATGGAAAGACATTTTTATGCAGAAATTGGCTCCTACCAGGAACACTCAGTTACTCGATGTTGCTGGTGGAACGG GCGACATTGCTTTCCGCTTCCTGCGGCACGTCGGCCAGGCAGAGAGCGAGGATGAGGCGAGCCGTGCGAGCGTGACTGTGTGCGACATCAACGAGGCCATGCTGGAGGTTGGCCGGGCACGCGCCAGGCAGCGAGGCATGTGCATCGAGTGGGTGCAAGGGGATGCAGAGCAGTTGCCCTTGCCAGATGCCTCATACGATGCGTACAGCATTGCGTTTGGCATCAGGAACGTGACGCACATAGACAGGGCGGTGCAGGAGGCATACCGAGTTCTTAAGCCGGGTGGCCGCTTCCTTTGTTTGGAGTTCAGCCACGTCAGCAACCCGGCGTTGCAATG GGTGTATGACCAGTACTCCTTCCAGGTGATACCAGTCCTGGGACAGTTAATAGCAGGCCAGTGGAAACCTTATCAGTATTTGGTGGAGAGCATAAGGCAGTTTCCTAACCAG GAGGACTTCAAAGAAATAATTGAATCTGCTGGCTTCAGATCAGTTACTTACGAAAACCTTACCTTTGGTGTAGTGGCTATACACTCTGGTTTTAAAATCTAA
- the LOC134531621 gene encoding 2-methoxy-6-polyprenyl-1,4-benzoquinol methylase, mitochondrial isoform X2 codes for MAVVRVYSIGHQIIRPSNCSAFLRVFRKYSLHKANAYRTHFGFEIVDEDVKSEKVYNVFEKVANSYDAMNDAMSFGIHRLWKDIFMQKLAPTRNTQLLDVAGGTGDIAFRFLRHVGQAESEDEASRASVTVCDINEAMLEVGRARARQRGMCIEWVQGDAEQLPLPDASYDAYSIAFGIRNVTHIDRAVQEAYRVLKPGGRFLCLEFSHVSNPALQWVYDQYSFQVIPVLGQLIAGQWKPYQYLVESIRQFPNQEDFKEIIESAGFRSVTYENLTFGVVAIHSGFKI; via the exons ATGGCTGTTGTTAGGGTTTATAGCATTGGTCATCAAATTATTAGGCCATCGAACTGTTCTGCATTTTTAAGAGTATTTAGGAAATATTCTCTTCACAAAGCTAACGCTTATCGCACTCATTTTGGCTTTGAAATTGTAGATGAGGATGTGAAATCAGAAAAAG tttataatgtttttgaaaaGGTAGCAAATTCATATGATGCTATGAATGACGCTATGAGTTTCGGAATACATCGGCTATGGAAAGACATTTTTATGCAGAAATTGGCTCCTACCAGGAACACTCAGTTACTCGATGTTGCTGGTGGAACGG GCGACATTGCTTTCCGCTTCCTGCGGCACGTCGGCCAGGCAGAGAGCGAGGATGAGGCGAGCCGTGCGAGCGTGACTGTGTGCGACATCAACGAGGCCATGCTGGAGGTTGGCCGGGCACGCGCCAGGCAGCGAGGCATGTGCATCGAGTGGGTGCAAGGGGATGCAGAGCAGTTGCCCTTGCCAGATGCCTCATACGATGCGTACAGCATTGCGTTTGGCATCAGGAACGTGACGCACATAGACAGGGCGGTGCAGGAGGCATACCGAGTTCTTAAGCCGGGTGGCCGCTTCCTTTGTTTGGAGTTCAGCCACGTCAGCAACCCGGCGTTGCAATG GGTGTATGACCAGTACTCCTTCCAGGTGATACCAGTCCTGGGACAGTTAATAGCAGGCCAGTGGAAACCTTATCAGTATTTGGTGGAGAGCATAAGGCAGTTTCCTAACCAG GAGGACTTCAAAGAAATAATTGAATCTGCTGGCTTCAGATCAGTTACTTACGAAAACCTTACCTTTGGTGTAGTGGCTATACACTCTGGTTTTAAAATCTAA
- the LOC134531621 gene encoding 2-methoxy-6-polyprenyl-1,4-benzoquinol methylase, mitochondrial isoform X3 encodes MERHFYAEIGSYQEHSVTRCCWWNGSSAGDIAFRFLRHVGQAESEDEASRASVTVCDINEAMLEVGRARARQRGMCIEWVQGDAEQLPLPDASYDAYSIAFGIRNVTHIDRAVQEAYRVLKPGGRFLCLEFSHVSNPALQWVYDQYSFQVIPVLGQLIAGQWKPYQYLVESIRQFPNQEDFKEIIESAGFRSVTYENLTFGVVAIHSGFKI; translated from the exons ATGGAAAGACATTTTTATGCAGAAATTGGCTCCTACCAGGAACACTCAGTTACTCGATGTTGCTGGTGGAACGG TTCCTCCGCAGGCGACATTGCTTTCCGCTTCCTGCGGCACGTCGGCCAGGCAGAGAGCGAGGATGAGGCGAGCCGTGCGAGCGTGACTGTGTGCGACATCAACGAGGCCATGCTGGAGGTTGGCCGGGCACGCGCCAGGCAGCGAGGCATGTGCATCGAGTGGGTGCAAGGGGATGCAGAGCAGTTGCCCTTGCCAGATGCCTCATACGATGCGTACAGCATTGCGTTTGGCATCAGGAACGTGACGCACATAGACAGGGCGGTGCAGGAGGCATACCGAGTTCTTAAGCCGGGTGGCCGCTTCCTTTGTTTGGAGTTCAGCCACGTCAGCAACCCGGCGTTGCAATG GGTGTATGACCAGTACTCCTTCCAGGTGATACCAGTCCTGGGACAGTTAATAGCAGGCCAGTGGAAACCTTATCAGTATTTGGTGGAGAGCATAAGGCAGTTTCCTAACCAG GAGGACTTCAAAGAAATAATTGAATCTGCTGGCTTCAGATCAGTTACTTACGAAAACCTTACCTTTGGTGTAGTGGCTATACACTCTGGTTTTAAAATCTAA